The region AAGAAACTGATGGtagcattttcaattttctctATTTCCACCAACGACAGGCCGATGGGGCACGGTCGGTGGGGCGAGCGTGTTGAGAAAACTCCTACTCGTTCCCCGCCCAGGCGCGGGGGTGCCACTTTAGCCTTCGGATGGGCATTGTTCCGATGGAAGTGGTAAATCAGCCACAGGTGTGAGAAGTCAGACAGTCCCTCCAGCGAGTGCTCCGGGTTGGTGAAGACGCCATCATTAAGCTGGATAAGGCTACGTAGGCGGCTGCCCACAACCGATTGCCTCGGCACAGCTCTCTTCTCCGGAAAGGCAGTCCGTATTACGCCAATCGGACGAAAATGGGCAGACTCCTCattgctgttactgttgctgctcccaCTGCCATTGACGTCCTACGGTTTAGCATTGAtttgaaatgtgtgtgtgtattgtgtgATTGATGGTCAGACGCACCTGACCCTGAAGCCCGGGCGCCGCCTCCGCCTTGTCAGTGTCAGTGCCGTCCTTGGCCTTGGCATTCTGCTTACTCGAACAGCCTTCGCAGCGAAAGTCCTTCAGCAGGCGGGTTATTGTTTCGATGTCCTTGCGCTGCACATGCTGTAGGTTCCGCACTTGCTGCCTGCGTAGTTAAGGTAAATCAATCGCTGGTAGACTCGAACTTTGACAACGGAAAGGATAGGAAGATTCGCACGCACCTCAAATTGTTAATCTCATTCCGCGCAATCGTTAATTGATTTTTCAAGTCATCCTCATGCATGGTTCTTCGCACTGCAGCACCGACTGCACGAGCGACCAACGTTTAAGTCTGAATAATTCGCAAATACAGCGGTTGAGGctgtaataaataaatattttttatttacctCCCGGATCTTGTAGTTACatccagtgtgaccgcggatttatccttaaaatataccgtccgaccctcagaaatataccaaaatataccgtctaattttaaaaatatacgttatatttctgagggtccgacggtatattttatgcaTAAATCCACTGGGAAAATG is a window of Drosophila pseudoobscura strain MV-25-SWS-2005 chromosome 3, UCI_Dpse_MV25, whole genome shotgun sequence DNA encoding:
- the LOC4805013 gene encoding tRNA (adenine(37)-N6)-methyltransferase isoform X2; this translates as MHEDDLKNQLTIARNEINNLRQQVRNLQHVQRKDIETITRLLKDFRCEGCSSKQNAKAKDGTDTDKAEAAPGLQGQDVNGSGSSNSNSNEESAHFRPIGVIRTAFPEKRAVPRQSVVGSRLRSLIQLNDGVFTNPEHSLEGLSDFSHLWLIYHFHRNNAHPKAKVAPPRLGGERVGVFSTRSPHRPCPIGLSLVEIEKIENATISFFGTDMVDGTPVLDIKPYIPYYDAPALSIDSGRASAGPNETSLDFYDSRQEPDGEESDLELYGAAGYAVNSISSDPILPPPSAVRVPNWVVASHRLSVCFNEHAEAQLKDLQVEKQCIVEILEADPRSVYLRTKYGSQIFTFQLSEVTVTCKFDDKAATVTVVQVRRNENVQVVALDCDQRSA
- the LOC4805013 gene encoding tRNA (adenine(37)-N6)-methyltransferase isoform X1: MHEDDLKNQLTIARNEINNLRQQVRNLQHVQRKDIETITRLLKDFRCEGCSSKQNAKAKDGTDTDKAEAAPGLQGQDVNGSGSSNSNSNEESAHFRPIGVIRTAFPEKRAVPRQSVVGSRLRSLIQLNDGVFTNPEHSLEGLSDFSHLWLIYHFHRNNAHPKAKVAPPRLGGERVGVFSTRSPHRPCPIGLSLVEIEKIENATISFFGTDMVDGTPVLDIKPYIPYYDAPALSIDSGMLGAYKPVQPRFYQNFGLVAGRASAGPNETSLDFYDSRQEPDGEESDLELYGAAGYAVNSISSDPILPPPSAVRVPNWVVASHRLSVCFNEHAEAQLKDLQVEKQCIVEILEADPRSVYLRTKYGSQIFTFQLSEVTVTCKFDDKAATVTVVQVRRNENVQVVALDCDQRSA